One window of Medicago truncatula cultivar Jemalong A17 chromosome 2, MtrunA17r5.0-ANR, whole genome shotgun sequence genomic DNA carries:
- the LOC120578236 gene encoding DNA N6-methyl adenine demethylase isoform X1 yields MEDESKMSQEQEDQSRNNCINGRSITRRPRQRKVPQRGLGVAQLEKILEEQHMKDGVVISPSQNSTSSSQNSISAYLPPPIKNYNHSKDGTIILPSPNSASSSTSPSSISNFLPLPITNFNLMNQNSSTKPLPLPSLDEFRSSISMQHFNGKAPSTVPLPNSGMFGNVPKLWNSHELDFEKENFGVQHGLPFLPSFPFESNQIWPMPNWVQRPPQFHHQHSSQVVSNSISGTSSTHVPQLSIEPPSNQNCSSNGMPMRPGEKMMIGMKRPYPFSMDFPQAPALNYRMPHSGEISTNARTSYDRGSGFHFDAGSSTSRESQSCSASNSDPNSKRRDKGIKDFDASFLTLAPPTPTSCQPSKPLALNNQESPEGNIEDQFHAPPGYRFHQQRQHMYNFIPPAETQNGQTSRTQNGHEMGDTLDLNLKL; encoded by the exons ATGGAAGATGAATCAAAAATGTCTCAAGAACAAGAAGATCAATCAAGAAACAATTGTATCAATGGTAGATCTATTACTAGGAGGCCAAGACAAAGAAAGGTACCTCAAAGAGGTCTTGGTGTAGCACAGCTTGAAAAAATTCTTGAAGAACAACACATGAAAGATGGTGTTGTAATTTCACCATCACAAAATTCTACATCATCATCACAAAATTCTATTTCAGCTTATTTGCCTCCtccaattaaaaattataatcactCAAAAGATGGTACTATAATTTTACCATCACCAAATTCTGCATCATCATCTACATCACCATCATCCATATCAAACTTTTTACCTCTtccaattaccaattttaatctCATGAACCAAAATTCTTCTACAAAGCCTTTACCTTTACCATCATTAGATGAGTTTAGATCTTCaatttcaatgcaacattttaATGGTAAAGCTCCTAGTACTGTTCCATTGCCTAATAGTGGTATGTTTGGGAATGTGCCTAAGTTATGGAACTCTCATGAGTTAGATTTTGAGAAGGAAAATTTTGGTGTTCAACATGGATTACCATTTCTACCAAGTTTTCCttttgaatcaaatcaaatttggcCTATGCCTAATTGGGTCCAAAGACCACCACagtttcatcatcaacattctTCACAAGTG GTGAGTAACAGCATATCAGGAACTTCATCAACACATGTGCCTCAACTGTCAATTGAGCCCCCTTCAAACCAAAACTGTAGTAGCAATGGTATGCCGATGAGGCCGGGGGAGAAG ATGATGATTGGCATGAAAAGGCCATACCCTTTCTCCATGGATTTTCCACAAGCCCCTGCATTGAATTATAGAATGCCTCACTCTGGTGAAATAAGTACAAATGCAAGAACTTCATATGATAGGGGAAGTGGATTTCATTTTGATGCTGGCAGTTCAACTTCCAG AGAATCCCAATCTTGTTCAGCATCAAACTCTGATCCAAACTCAAAGAGAAGAGATAAAGGGATTAAGGATTTTGATGCAAGTTTTCTCACTTTGGCTCCACCTACTCCTACTTCATGTCAACCTTCAAAACCCCTAGCATTGAACAACCAAGAATCCCCTGAG GGAAATATAGAAGATCAATTCCATGCTCCACCAGGGTACAGATTCCACCAGCAAAGACAACATATGTACAACTTCATCCCACCAGCAGAGACACAAAATGGACAAACATCCAGAACTCAGAATGGTCATGAAATGGGAGATACTCTTGATCTCAATTTGAAGCTATGA
- the LOC120578236 gene encoding DNA N6-methyl adenine demethylase isoform X2: protein MSQEQEDQSRNNCINGRSITRRPRQRKVPQRGLGVAQLEKILEEQHMKDGVVISPSQNSTSSSQNSISAYLPPPIKNYNHSKDGTIILPSPNSASSSTSPSSISNFLPLPITNFNLMNQNSSTKPLPLPSLDEFRSSISMQHFNGKAPSTVPLPNSGMFGNVPKLWNSHELDFEKENFGVQHGLPFLPSFPFESNQIWPMPNWVQRPPQFHHQHSSQVVSNSISGTSSTHVPQLSIEPPSNQNCSSNGMPMRPGEKMMIGMKRPYPFSMDFPQAPALNYRMPHSGEISTNARTSYDRGSGFHFDAGSSTSRESQSCSASNSDPNSKRRDKGIKDFDASFLTLAPPTPTSCQPSKPLALNNQESPEGNIEDQFHAPPGYRFHQQRQHMYNFIPPAETQNGQTSRTQNGHEMGDTLDLNLKL from the exons ATGTCTCAAGAACAAGAAGATCAATCAAGAAACAATTGTATCAATGGTAGATCTATTACTAGGAGGCCAAGACAAAGAAAGGTACCTCAAAGAGGTCTTGGTGTAGCACAGCTTGAAAAAATTCTTGAAGAACAACACATGAAAGATGGTGTTGTAATTTCACCATCACAAAATTCTACATCATCATCACAAAATTCTATTTCAGCTTATTTGCCTCCtccaattaaaaattataatcactCAAAAGATGGTACTATAATTTTACCATCACCAAATTCTGCATCATCATCTACATCACCATCATCCATATCAAACTTTTTACCTCTtccaattaccaattttaatctCATGAACCAAAATTCTTCTACAAAGCCTTTACCTTTACCATCATTAGATGAGTTTAGATCTTCaatttcaatgcaacattttaATGGTAAAGCTCCTAGTACTGTTCCATTGCCTAATAGTGGTATGTTTGGGAATGTGCCTAAGTTATGGAACTCTCATGAGTTAGATTTTGAGAAGGAAAATTTTGGTGTTCAACATGGATTACCATTTCTACCAAGTTTTCCttttgaatcaaatcaaatttggcCTATGCCTAATTGGGTCCAAAGACCACCACagtttcatcatcaacattctTCACAAGTG GTGAGTAACAGCATATCAGGAACTTCATCAACACATGTGCCTCAACTGTCAATTGAGCCCCCTTCAAACCAAAACTGTAGTAGCAATGGTATGCCGATGAGGCCGGGGGAGAAG ATGATGATTGGCATGAAAAGGCCATACCCTTTCTCCATGGATTTTCCACAAGCCCCTGCATTGAATTATAGAATGCCTCACTCTGGTGAAATAAGTACAAATGCAAGAACTTCATATGATAGGGGAAGTGGATTTCATTTTGATGCTGGCAGTTCAACTTCCAG AGAATCCCAATCTTGTTCAGCATCAAACTCTGATCCAAACTCAAAGAGAAGAGATAAAGGGATTAAGGATTTTGATGCAAGTTTTCTCACTTTGGCTCCACCTACTCCTACTTCATGTCAACCTTCAAAACCCCTAGCATTGAACAACCAAGAATCCCCTGAG GGAAATATAGAAGATCAATTCCATGCTCCACCAGGGTACAGATTCCACCAGCAAAGACAACATATGTACAACTTCATCCCACCAGCAGAGACACAAAATGGACAAACATCCAGAACTCAGAATGGTCATGAAATGGGAGATACTCTTGATCTCAATTTGAAGCTATGA
- the LOC25487265 gene encoding sodium/calcium exchanger NCL codes for MSLSFSYRPRSRSRRNHTPPFFFLFLGVVAILCSHTHARFSTRDLISDGSNVLRLPTEADSTCEQTYGFLPCTTTVLGNLFLILVYGFLMYTAATFLSNGSELLLEILGPGIVGGLFLPILGALPDAMLILVSGLSGSTEVAQSQVSVGMGLLAGSTVLLLTIIWGTCVIVGKCDIEDSIALDSTDTRGFHLTGSGVSTDIWTSYAARIMIISVIPFLIVQLPQILHSNSGRHLAVLIGFVVSVCLLISYCLYQIFQPWIQRRKLEYIKHKHVIVGLLRHLKMRSLGRLLKDDGQPDKEVIKKLFTTIDENKDGHLTHGEMRALVVGIQFEEIDLDHDDAVTKIMADFDTSRNQLIDEGEFVNGVCRWLLATQRSRVASGDAGPHTVKFLSDFHTETKREHDLLDVGGQSDEGAEGVENARWISIKAGLFLLLGSLIAAAFADPLVDVVDNFSDATSIPAFFISFIFLPLATNSSEAVSAIIFASRDKRQTASLTFSEIYGAVTMNNVLCLSVFLALVYVRGLTWDFSSEVLVILIVCIVMGAFASFRTVFPLWTSITAILLYPFSLALVYVLDYQFGWS; via the exons atgtctctctctttctcttaccGACCTCGTTCCCGTTCCCGCCGGAACCACACACCACCgttcttctttctcttcctcGGTGTGGTAGCAATTCTCTGCAGTCACACCCATGCTCGCTTTTCTACACGCGATCTAATCTCCGATGGTTCCAATGTTCTTCGTCTCCCGACAGAAGCTGATTCCACCTGCGAACAGACCTATGGTTTCTTACCGTGCACCACCACTGTTCTCGGAAACTTGTTCCTTATCTTAGTGTATGGATTTCTTATGTATACTGCTGCGACGTTTTTGTCTAATGGAAGTGAGCTTTTGCTTGAGATCTTAGGTCCTGGCATTGTTGGTGGATTGTTTCTTCCTATCCTTGGTGCTCTTCCTGATGCCATGCTCATTCTTG TGTCTGGGCTTTCAGGAAGTACAGAAGTTGCTCAAAGTCAGGTATCTGTTGGAATGGGACTGCTAGCTGGATCAACAGTGCTGCTTCTGACTATAATATGGGGGACTTGTGTAATTGTAGGCAAGTGTGACATTGAGGATTCAATTGCACTAGATTCAACAGACACTAGGGGATTCCATTTAACTg GTTCTGGTGTTAGTACTGATATTTGGACAAGCTACGCTGCAAGGATTATGATTATATCTGTCATTCCATTTCTGATTGTCCAATTACCACAAATACTCCATTCAAATTCTGGAAGGCACTTGGCtgttttgattggttttgttgtCTCTGTCTGTTTATTGATCTCTTATTGCCTTTACCAG ATTTTCCAGCCCTGGATACAAAGAAGGAAATTGGAATATATTAAACACAAACATGTTATTGTGGGACTTTTGAGACATTTGAAGATGCGTTCATTGGGAAGGCTTCTGAAAGATGATGGCCAACCCGATAAAGAAGTTATTAAAAA GTTGTTTACAACAATTGATGAAAATAAAGATGGACATCTTACTCATGGTGAAATGAGAGCACTGGTTGTTGGAATTCAGTTTGAGGAGATTGACCTTGACCACGATGACGCTGTGACAAAAATAATGGCAGATTTTGATACTTCTCGTAATCAACTTATTGACGAAGGAGAGTTTGTTAATGGAGTCTGTAGATGGCTTCTAGCGACCCAGCGTTCTCGGGTTGCATCTGGTGATGCTGGTCCACACACTGTGAAGTttttaagtgattttcacaCG GAAACAAAGAGGGAACATGATCTTCTGGATGTGGGGGGTCAGAGTGATGAAGGTGCTGAAGGTGTGGAGAATGCTAGATGGATTTCCATCAAAGCAGGACTGTTCCTTTTACTGGGTTCTCTTATCGCTGCTGCATTTGCCGATCCTTTGGTTGATGTGGTCGATAACTTTTCTGATGCTACAAGTATTCCAGCTTTCttcatttccttcatttttctaCCTCTAGCAACCAATTCAAGTGAAGCAGTATCAGCAATAATTTTTGCTAGTCGTGATAAGAGGCAAACTGCGTCGTTAACATTTTCTGAG aTATATGGTGCAGTAACAATGAACAATGTGCTATGTCTATCGGTCTTCTTAGCACTCGTATATGTGAGGGGATTAACATGGGACTTCTCTTCAGAAGTTTTGGTTATTCTCATTGTTTGCATTGTCATGGGCGCCTTTGCCAGTTTCCGCACAGTTTTCCCTCTATGGACATCTATAACGGCTATCCTACTTTATCCTTTCTCCCTGGCATTGGTCTATGTTCTTGATTATCAATTTGGTTGGTCATAG